DNA from Roseimicrobium sp. ORNL1:
GTGATCCCCGTACTCCGCAATGCGGCGAAAGGTCTGCCATCTCCCCTTTCCCAACTCTTGAGCCTTTTTTGCGTCTCTTTGCGGCTAAGTCCTAATCCTTCCCACCCGCCGACACCGACTCTGGCTGGGGCAGCCAATACTTCTGCAGTTCCTCCCCAGCCTCCGCCGGGAGATACAGCTCGATGGAGCCCGTATCCTCATCATCCACCACCTCCACCTGGTAGCGGTCCTCCACGAAATAGCCGCGCCTCTTCTCCACGCTCCGCACACTCGACCACGGCAGGAGGAAGGGCGAATGAAAGAGCCGGAACGGCAGGATTGCACGGAAGTAGATCCCTTCCTCCATCAGAATGACCCGCACCATGTAGCGATACCATCCCCGGCCGATGCGAAACCCCATCTTCGGAACGTCATGCACCGTCCCCAGTGGCCCGAGCTTGATCGTCTTCTTCCCGAGCGCCTGATACTTCCTCGCAAACCGTTCCCATCCCGACCGCGCCACGAAAAAGCACACCACCACCCACAGCCCCACCCCAATCACGGGGAACATCAAGACTTCCCAAAGACTCAGCGTTGCTAATGCGGGCGAGGACATACGCGGAAACGGGAGCTGAAGCTGTGGGGGGAACAGCGACACGAAAGTCTACCACAGCAGGCCACCACGGGGAAAGAGCAACCATGAGTGCCCACGCTCCTTTGAGCAACGAGCAGCCGCCAGCCCGGACACCATCCCCACCCTTCCGAACCTCTTGCGTCTCTTTGCGGCCAATCCCCAGTCCTCAGTAACCACGAACCAATCATCACCCCACCCGCTGCAGCCGTTCCGGCGGGAGATGGTTCAGCAGTGCCTGCTCCGCCGCTTTCGACAGCCGTAGCCCGATGTCGCCTCCCATGTTCACCAGGACCAGTTCGTAGTACCGCCCCCTTAGGAAGCTCTTCTTCTCCTCCACCCGCTCCACGCCCTCCCACGGCAGCAGAAACGGCGGATGAAACATCCGGAACGGGAGCGACACATAAAAGTACATCCCCTCTTGGGTGAAGATGACCTGCACCACATTGCGGTAACCGCCGAGCAACATGCCAAATTGAACTCCCGGCACGTTGTACGCCTTTCCCTCTGGCCGCACCCGGGCCGGATACCTCTCCGCCAGCCCTCCCCATCCCATTCCTGAAATGATCGCCGAAACGAGCACCCATCCGCGATGAACACCACCGGGAACCAGACGAAGAAATAGGGAGGAGCTTGCGAGCCGGCAGCCATCGTCATGCCTCACCTCTACCACAAGAAGTGAAACCCGTGCCTCGCCAAAGTGCCTCACCGCTGCCCCCAGCGCGTGAATCAATCAAAACCCGAGCGCGCAGCGCCCAATCCAATCTCCAAGGGCCTGCCACCCGCAACCCACCCCGCTCATTCCCACCCTGAGCCGCCGTTGAATTGAAAGGAGCGTGGACACTCTTGTCCGCCGTTCCGCCGTCCGGCTTGTTCCTTTGTCCTGGAGAAAGACAGCTCCGCGCATCAGAAGCTGCTGATGGCACACGGCCTTGCCCGCCGCGACCACCTCCCACAGCAACTGGCTGATTCACTATCAGATGGGCGTGAAGAAGGACGGCACCCTCTTGAAATACCGCGAGTCCATCGAAGGCCGTCCTCCCAAGCCGAAGTCGCATCCAGAGCCACAGCCAACTCCGAAACCAAGGACTAGAGCGTTTTCTATTTAATTTGTCGCACATTAAGGATGGTGTAGAGTGGAGTTCATGAAGAGCTTCAGTCTGGATCTGCGCAAGCGACTGGTGGCCGGGCGACGCCGGGGACAAAGTGCCGAAGAACTCGCGCGACTCTTTGGCGTTTCCAAACGCAGTGTAGAACGCTTCTGGAAGCGTCATGTGCAAGAGGGCACTGTGGAACCCAAGCAGCGAGGTGGATACCGGCGCTCGCGTCTCGAGGGGCATGATGAGGTGCTGCATCAATGGATCACCCAACAACCTGATCTGAGTCTGGAGGAGATGTGTGAGCGTTTGAGCAAGCAGTTGGACATCCGCATTGGCACCACTGCCCTGTGGCATCGGCTTGAGAAGCTGGGCTTGAGCTATAAAAAAAACGCTTCACGCCGCCGAGCAAGAGCGGCCTGATTTGCAAGTCGCACGCCAGCTCTGGCGTGAGCAGCAGCCCCAATGGGACGGCCATCAACTGGTCTTCTTGGATGAGACAGGACTCAACACCAAAATGAGTCGGCTGTATGGGCGTTCTACTCGTGGACAACGCTGCCGCTGTGCGGTGCCCTTCGGCCACTGGCATACGGCGACATTGGTAGTGGCGCTGCGGCATGACCGCCTCTGTGCTCCTTGTGTTCTGGATGGTCCCATGAATGGACCTGCTTTTCTGGCCTACATCGAGCAGTTCCTGGCTCCGCAACTGGCCGCTGGCGACATGGTGATCTGCGATAACCTGGCCAGCCACAAAGTCAGTGGAGTGGCGCAGGCCATCGAAGCACGAGGAGCGCGCTTGATTTATCTGCCGGCGTACAGCCCTGACCTCAATCCCATTGAGATGGCCTTTGCCAAGCTCAAAGCCCACCTGCGCCGCGCAGCCCAACGCACTTTTGAAGGCCTGGAAACAGCCGTCGCACAAGCCCTGGACACTTTCTCACCAGAGCACTGCGCCAATTTTTTTCGTCATGCCAACTATGCGACAAATTAAATAGAAAATGCTCTAGGACTAGGACTGGAGCGGTTTAATTAAGTTACAGTGCAGCCATTTTTGTCTTGGGACGCGCCACCCCAACCGCGACGAGCGGTCGCAGCCACAGCCACAGCCTGAATCATCCGCCACACGGCAGTAAGTCTTGGTACTACTGTGGCTGCGACCGCTGGTCGCGGTGCGGCAAGTCACCCTGATCCAAGGCCAAGGCTACGCCCACCACCCCTAAACGCTTCGCCGCACCTCATCCCGCCCCGGCAACCACCCGAATAGAAAGGCGCTACGCGCAAACGATGTCTCGATTCACGCTGAGGGCAGCGTGAGCCACCTTGGCAAAGCCCCCCTTGTGCGTCTTTTCGCGGCGAACCCTCAAGGAGCGGCTGCTTTAGCTGCCGAAGGTGACCCACCCCACTCACCCGACCATGGTGAATATGGCGAACATGGTGCCATTTCCCTAAACCCCTCAGCTTCCTTTCGATTCTCAGAACTCTGCGGAATCTCCCCATATTCGCCATGTTCCCCATGCCAACCCTCTCCAGAGTGATGGAAGTGACAAATGTGAATGTGTTCCAAAAAGTCTGTAGGAAAAATTCTATAGGAATACTTTTTAGAACAGGGTCACGATCGTCATTTCCGTCACTGGACCTTGGGAAACGGAACTCACCCCCAAGGAGCGGCTGCTTTAGCTGCCGTTGGCCGGGAGCTCAAAGGTGCGGAGCCAAGGATCGGGGCACTCCTGTCGCCTCATTCATTCCACCCGATGCAGCCGCCCCTCCGGAAGGTACCTGCACAACTCCTGCTCCAGCTTCTCCGGCAGCCACAGTTCCATCGAATCCTCCGTGCCCCCGCCCTCCACCACCACCTGGAAGTAGCGCCTGCGGGAAGAAACCTTCACTTCCTCCACCCGTCGCACACGCTCCCAAGGCAGCAGAAACGGCGGATGAAAGGGGCGGTAAAGGAACCGCATGTGCAGGTACAGGCCTTCCTCGGCGAACACCACCCGAACGACGTTCTTGTACGACGCCATCGTATCGCCAAACCGCGCCGCCGGCGCCTTGTAGGACTTCCCCGGTGGACGATGGGCGACCGGATACGCACGGGCAAAGGCCTTCCACCGGGGAGAAACGAGAAACCAAACGACCAGCCAGCCGCTCACAGCAGTCATGGGGAAACAAAGGTCCCAAGGCAGGTCATCGGTTGCGGGCATGGCCCATCCATACCGGCCTCGTCCGAACAAGCCAAGAGGACAATCTCGAGGGGTGGTGTCCCAAAGCCACAGAAAGGAACGTGCGGATGAATCGGCATCGACAATCTCGCCCTCGGTGGCCGTGATGGATTCCATTCAATTCCTACAGCCGGGTGGCGAATTCACCCTTCGCTGTTGATGCGCTGCCCCGCACATCATAACCTGTGGTCGTCTCCCATCCGTGAACACGCCGGAAAGAACCACTGCCGCTGCTTTCCCTCGCTATTCCACAGGCGAAGTCATCGCCGATAGTGCTGCACTCCACTGGCCCGGACTCTATGCACGGCGCTACCGGCACCAACGCGTAGTCGACCGCTTCCTCGTGCCCGCCACTCCCGAGCCATTGATTTCCTGTGCCCTGTCTGGCTCGGCGGAATTCCGTGAGCGCGAACTCGGCGAAAACTGGGTCACTCGGCACATCGGCAAGGGACACATTTTCATCACGCGTGCGAAGGCACCCTATGAGGTCCGCTTCAAATCTCCCGCCGGAGAAGAGTTGGAGGTGATCCAAGTGCACGTCGCCGTGGAACCTTTTCTCACCGCGCTGGAAGCTGCCCATCCCGGCAAAACCACCGAAGTAGAAGTCGTCGACTTTTCCGGCCATGACGAGGCACTTTTCCATCTGTGCTTTGCGTGCGCGGAAATGCTCGCCGCAAAAACACCGGGAAACTCTAGGCACATCAGTGATCTCACAAACCTGCTCGCCTCCTACCTGGTCGAGAAATACACCAATGCGGCACCGGAGAAAACGGACTTCCGCGGGGGACTGCCCATCAGACAACTGCGCAAGATTGAAGGCTATATCGGCGAACACCTCGCTGAAGAAATCTCCGTCGAGACACTGGCCAGCCTCACCGGTCTCAGTGTGTTTCACTTCTCACGCGAATTTAAACACGCTACCGGGATGACGCCCTTGCAGTTCGTGACGCGAGAGCGCATCACCCGCGCGGAAATGCTTCTCCGCGAGACATCGCTAAGCATCATCGATATTGGAATGGAGACCGGCTATACGAATCCAAGCTATTTCAGCAAGGTGTTCGCACGTGTCGCAGGCGTGACACCCAGCGTCTTCCGAAATTCGCTCTGAGATCGCTGTGTTCATTTGCAGCAAGATCGTGTCAGGCGGAGCAGGATCACGCGAGCAGCGGCCGCCGCCTGTGGGATGATTCTCTCGCAACCTGACATCACATCAGGCGAACGAGAACCACCCAAATGAACATATCCTTTCAAAACAAAGTTGCGCTCGTCACAGGTGCGGGCTCAGGAATGGGGCTGGCAACCGCAAGGGCATTTGCAGAAGCAGGCGCATCCGTTGCGCTTGCGGACCTGGATGAGGGTGCGGTGCGCTCCGCGGCAGCAGCGCTTCGCGCTTCCGGTCATGATGCCATCAGCGTCCGCTGCAACGTCGCCGATGAATCCGAGGTGGCAGCGATGATTGAGCAAACGGTGTCCAAGTTTGGGCGCCTTGATGCCGCTTTCAACAACGCCGGCATCCAGTCACCGGCCCTCGAAACAGCCGACGTTAACAACGATGAGTTCGACCGCGTGCATGCGGTCAACTTGCGCGGCGTGTGGAACTGCATGAAGCATGAACTGCTCCATATGCGCGCACAGGGCAGTGGCGCGATTGTCAACAATTCCTCCATCGGTGGTCTCATCGGACTTCCGGGTCGCGCGGCCTATCATTCTACCAAACACGGTGTGTTGGGCCTCACCAAGAGCGCCGCCCTGGAGTACGCCTCCCGTGGCATATGCATCAACGCGATCTGTCCCGGGACCATTGATACGCCCATGGTGAAGGAGATGCTCGCCAAGGAGCCGGATGCCATGAAGGAAATCCTGAGGAGCCAGCCGATTGGGCGCTTGGGTCGGGTGGAGGAAATCGCCTCCGCAGTTCTCTGGCTTTGCAGCCCTGGCGCGGGTTTCGTGATTGGCCATGCGCTGGTGATTGATGGCGGATACACCGCACAGTGAGACACTAAAACATCCAAAGGAGACTCGCGATGAAAGGACATATCCTGCTGACCAGCATGCTGGCGATGACACTCGTTCACCCTGCCGCTGGAGCTGACAAAAAGCCCCCAACTGATGGAAAGCCCATGAAGATTGCCCTCAAGGTGAATGACAGGTCATTCGAAGCCACGCTGCTCAACAACCAGACCGCACGCAACTTCGCATCTCTGCTTCCGCTGACGCTCACGATGAATGACCTCTTCAGCAGGGAAAAATTCGCACACCTGCCACGCGCCATTTCCACCGGGGGAGAACGCACCTTCACCTACAGCGTCGGCGATATCGCCTACTGGTCACCCGGTGGGGACGTAGCTTTGTTCTATCGGCACGACGGTCAGGAGATTCCCAAGCCTGGATTGATTCTCATTGGGAGAATGGATGTGAGCGCGGATGCCTTTAAAGGCCCGGGCTCGGTGCAAGTGCGGATTGAGGCGGTGAACAAGTAGAAGAAACCCAACCAACATGGAGACCATGAACCACACAACAAAAACAAGAAGGAGATTCATCCAGATGTCCACCGCCCTCGGTGGTGGAGCACTGCTCACCGGAGTTCCGCAACTTTTTTCACAACAGATGAAACAGAAGAACGTGTTATCAAAAGGTTATGCCGGCAAGGATACATCAGGACTGCTGACCTCATGGTCCTTCGAGCGAAGACCTGTCGGCGATGATGATGTCCTGATTGACATCAAGTATTGCGGCATCTGCCACTCCGATATTCACCAGATCAAAGGGGACTGGGGTCCGCAAAAGTATCCTCAGGTACCTGGACACGAGATCGCTGGAGTCGTCGCAGCCGTGGGCGAGAATGTCACCCGATTCAAAGTTGGAGACCAGGCGGGCGTTGGCTGCATGGTGGACAGTTGCGGCACCTGCGAAAGCTGCAAGCACGGTGAAGAGCAGCATTGCGACAAGGAGAGCACCGTCTTCACCTACGGTTATCCGGAAGCGACGTCTCCCACGGGCATCAGCCAGGGTGGCTATGCCACCAACATCGTGGTGAAGGAACGCTTCGCAATAAAGATACCGAACAGCATCCGCCTGCAGGACGCTGCTCCTCTCCTCTGCGCTGGAATCACCACCTATTCACCGCTGATGAAGTCCTCCATCAAAAGGGGCGACAAGGTCGGTGTCGCTGGCATCGGCGGCCTCGGGCATCTCGCCGTCAAGCTGGCAGTCGCCAAAGGCGCAGATGTTTATGCATTCACCACTTCGCCCGATAAGGTGAAGGACATCCTGTCCTTCGGAGCCAAGGAAGCGATCGTAGTAACGGATACCAGCGTACTCAAACCGCACTACAAGTCCCTGGACTACATGGTTTCCACCATTCCGGTGAACTTCGACGTGGCTGCTTACGCCTCGCTGGTGAAACCCTACGGCAATTTCATTCAGGTGGGCATGCCAGCGAAGGGAGAGGTGACGATCAATAACTTCGCCTTCAACAGGAACCGGGTGCGCTACAGCACCTCGCTTATCGGCGGCATTCCGCAGACACAGGAGGTGCTCGACTTCTGTGCGGAGCAGAAACTGTATCCGCAGATTCAAATCATCTCGTCTGCAGAAATCAACGGCGCCTGGACCAAGGTGCTCAACAAAGAGGCCCGGTACCGGTACGTCATCGATACCTCGACGATCTGACGAGGACACCGCAACTGCAATGCCATGCGATACTCACGTCGCGCAGTTCTGAAAATTTCCGGCGCTACCGTTCTGGCGGCAGGGTCCGGCCTCCCATCTGCAACTACGCTTTTAGAAGCCATCACACGCCAAAAGGAGTCCACTATGAATATTAAACGAATTGGCTCACAACCCTCCGCCAAAGGTCCCTCGGACTGGTTTACCGGTACCGTGCGCATTGACCCTCTGTTCCAAGCACCCGCCCCCGCTCGCGCTGCCGGTGCCAGTGTCACCTTCGAGCCGGGAGCCCGCACCGCCTGGCACACCCATCCACTGGGACAAACGCTCATTGTCACCGCAGGCTGTGGCCGCGCACAATGCGAAGGTGGCCCCATTGCGGAAATCCGCCCCGGTGATGTGGTGTGGTTCCCGCCCGGAGTGAAGCACTGGCACGGGGCTACACCCACCACCGCCATGACCCACATCGCGATTCAGGAAGCGCTCGATGGTAAGGTGGTCGACTGGATGGAACAGGTGAGCGACGCTCAATACGAAAAATAGGGAGCACGTACCTACTTCGTTCCCAAGTTTTTGTGAGAAGCTGCCTCGCACAATTTCAAATTCCCGCTTGCATTTGACTAAACAGTCAACTATCATCCACCCATGGGCAGAACCAGCGATGCCAAAGAACGCCTCCTCGAGGCGGCGCTGGATCTTATCTGGGAGCGCAGTTACGGGGTCGTGACCATCGACAACATCTGCGAGGCGGCCAAGGTGAAGAAGGGGAGCTTTTATTACTTCTTCAGTTCCAAGGCCGAACTGGCCGTGGCCACCCTGAACAACCACTGGGCGAACTATGGCCGGGCGAAGTGGGACGAAATGTTCTCCCCCAGCCTGCCGCCGCTGGTGCGCATCCGCACCTTCATGCAGTCCGTGCATGACAGCCAGGAGGAGATTCGCGCTGAGTACGGCCGCGTGCTCGGGTGCCCGTGCTTTTGCCTTGGGACTGAGCTGGCTCACGACGATGAAGCCTTGCGTAGTGTGGCCCAGGACATCCTTGCCAAGCAGCTCCGCTACTTCGAGTCAGCCATCCGCGATGCCCAGGCAGAAGGCGTGGTGAACCCCGGCGATGCCAGCATGAAGGCGCGCTGCCTCTTCGCCCTGTTCGAGGGGTCCCTCGCGCAGGCCCGCATCCAGGATGACCTGGAGATTCTCCGCACGCTGCCGGATACCGCCATGGACTTGCTGGGCGTAGCCCCGGCGAACATCCCCGCCTGCCTTCCCAAGGTCTCCTGCGCGGCGGCGGCTGCAACTTCCCCGGCATCCGCCCCCGCGGGGTCGCCCGTATCTGCCCCTGATATTGCGGCAACTCCCTCCCTGGCGACGGCCTAGCTGGCTGAGCCATCCCGGGGCTCCCTGCCCCACCGTATCCCGTTCGTTTCCAACGCTTCCTGCCCCTTTTTTCGCGCGATTTTGTTTACCATCTAGTCAACTACTAAAGACCTGATTGAATCCCATGAGCACTCAAGACCTCCAAGAAAGCCCTGCCAGTTCGGAATTAGAAAGCAGCCGTGGGCAGGCGACGGCCGAGCCCCTGACCCCATCCGCATCCGCCCCGCGGAGCGTGCCGACCAGCACGAGCAAGAAGACCCCGTGGATCGCCGCCGGTGTGGCCGTGGCGGTGATTGGCGGGCTGACGTACCTGACCGCCGGCGAGACCTCCACGCATGAGGGTTCCTCTTCCTCCGCAAAAGAAGCCGCCGCGCCTGCCACACCGCCCGCGCCCCGCGTGACGGTCTCCACCGTGGAGGAACGCACCGTGACGGAAACCCGCGAGCTGCTGGGCCGCGTGGATGCCCGTGAGACGGTGGAGGTGCGCCCGCGTGTCTCCGGCCACATCCAGGAAGTGAAGCTGCAGGCCGGTCAGCTGGTGAAGCAGGGCGAGGTGCTCTTCACCATCGACCCGCGCTGGTACCAGGCGCAGTATGACCTTGCCAAGGCCGCCGTGGACGGCGCGAAGGTGCGCGTGCGCATTGCCGAGCGTGATGCGCGTCGTGCCGATGACCTCCTGAAGAGCCGCGCCATCTCCGTGGAGGAGGCGGACACGCGCACTTCGAAGTTGGAGGAAACCCGCGCCGAGCTCGCCGCTGCGGAGGCCACGCTGTCCTCCGCCCGCCTGGACCTGGAGTACACGGAAGTGCGCGCACCCATCAGCGGACGCGTGAGCCGCGCCTATGTGACCGCGGGCAATCTCATCTCCGGCGCCCCCAGTGGCGGCACCGTGCTGACGACGATTGTTTCCGATGGCGACATGTATGTGTACGCGGACGTGGATGAAGCCACCCTGCTGAGCTACAGCCGCCTGGACCGCGAAGGCCGCCTGCGCAAGGA
Protein-coding regions in this window:
- a CDS encoding efflux RND transporter periplasmic adaptor subunit translates to MPTSTSKKTPWIAAGVAVAVIGGLTYLTAGETSTHEGSSSSAKEAAAPATPPAPRVTVSTVEERTVTETRELLGRVDARETVEVRPRVSGHIQEVKLQAGQLVKQGEVLFTIDPRWYQAQYDLAKAAVDGAKVRVRIAERDARRADDLLKSRAISVEEADTRTSKLEETRAELAAAEATLSSARLDLEYTEVRAPISGRVSRAYVTAGNLISGAPSGGTVLTTIVSDGDMYVYADVDEATLLSYSRLDREGRLRKENGRIPVEMQLSDETGYVHRGYVESSDNRVDPGTSSLVLRMVFPNPEGKLVAGLPARVRLPVSAPQPTLLITERAIGTNQSQKYVFTVDNTEKVNQRPVKLGPVINGQRVIRDGLQPGDRVIVNGLQRVTAGMVVNAESSVAMK
- a CDS encoding glucose 1-dehydrogenase; protein product: MNISFQNKVALVTGAGSGMGLATARAFAEAGASVALADLDEGAVRSAAAALRASGHDAISVRCNVADESEVAAMIEQTVSKFGRLDAAFNNAGIQSPALETADVNNDEFDRVHAVNLRGVWNCMKHELLHMRAQGSGAIVNNSSIGGLIGLPGRAAYHSTKHGVLGLTKSAALEYASRGICINAICPGTIDTPMVKEMLAKEPDAMKEILRSQPIGRLGRVEEIASAVLWLCSPGAGFVIGHALVIDGGYTAQ
- a CDS encoding IS630 transposase-related protein, whose product is MKSFSLDLRKRLVAGRRRGQSAEELARLFGVSKRSVERFWKRHVQEGTVEPKQRGGYRRSRLEGHDEVLHQWITQQPDLSLEEMCERLSKQLDIRIGTTALWHRLEKLGLSYKKNASRRRARAA
- a CDS encoding cyclophilin-like fold protein, producing MKGHILLTSMLAMTLVHPAAGADKKPPTDGKPMKIALKVNDRSFEATLLNNQTARNFASLLPLTLTMNDLFSREKFAHLPRAISTGGERTFTYSVGDIAYWSPGGDVALFYRHDGQEIPKPGLILIGRMDVSADAFKGPGSVQVRIEAVNK
- a CDS encoding NAD(P)-dependent alcohol dehydrogenase, producing the protein MNHTTKTRRRFIQMSTALGGGALLTGVPQLFSQQMKQKNVLSKGYAGKDTSGLLTSWSFERRPVGDDDVLIDIKYCGICHSDIHQIKGDWGPQKYPQVPGHEIAGVVAAVGENVTRFKVGDQAGVGCMVDSCGTCESCKHGEEQHCDKESTVFTYGYPEATSPTGISQGGYATNIVVKERFAIKIPNSIRLQDAAPLLCAGITTYSPLMKSSIKRGDKVGVAGIGGLGHLAVKLAVAKGADVYAFTTSPDKVKDILSFGAKEAIVVTDTSVLKPHYKSLDYMVSTIPVNFDVAAYASLVKPYGNFIQVGMPAKGEVTINNFAFNRNRVRYSTSLIGGIPQTQEVLDFCAEQKLYPQIQIISSAEINGAWTKVLNKEARYRYVIDTSTI
- a CDS encoding cupin domain-containing protein encodes the protein MNIKRIGSQPSAKGPSDWFTGTVRIDPLFQAPAPARAAGASVTFEPGARTAWHTHPLGQTLIVTAGCGRAQCEGGPIAEIRPGDVVWFPPGVKHWHGATPTTAMTHIAIQEALDGKVVDWMEQVSDAQYEK
- a CDS encoding IS630 family transposase, whose product is MQVARQLWREQQPQWDGHQLVFLDETGLNTKMSRLYGRSTRGQRCRCAVPFGHWHTATLVVALRHDRLCAPCVLDGPMNGPAFLAYIEQFLAPQLAAGDMVICDNLASHKVSGVAQAIEARGARLIYLPAYSPDLNPIEMAFAKLKAHLRRAAQRTFEGLETAVAQALDTFSPEHCANFFRHANYATN
- a CDS encoding AraC family transcriptional regulator, which produces MNTPERTTAAAFPRYSTGEVIADSAALHWPGLYARRYRHQRVVDRFLVPATPEPLISCALSGSAEFRERELGENWVTRHIGKGHIFITRAKAPYEVRFKSPAGEELEVIQVHVAVEPFLTALEAAHPGKTTEVEVVDFSGHDEALFHLCFACAEMLAAKTPGNSRHISDLTNLLASYLVEKYTNAAPEKTDFRGGLPIRQLRKIEGYIGEHLAEEISVETLASLTGLSVFHFSREFKHATGMTPLQFVTRERITRAEMLLRETSLSIIDIGMETGYTNPSYFSKVFARVAGVTPSVFRNSL
- a CDS encoding TetR/AcrR family transcriptional regulator, which translates into the protein MGRTSDAKERLLEAALDLIWERSYGVVTIDNICEAAKVKKGSFYYFFSSKAELAVATLNNHWANYGRAKWDEMFSPSLPPLVRIRTFMQSVHDSQEEIRAEYGRVLGCPCFCLGTELAHDDEALRSVAQDILAKQLRYFESAIRDAQAEGVVNPGDASMKARCLFALFEGSLAQARIQDDLEILRTLPDTAMDLLGVAPANIPACLPKVSCAAAAATSPASAPAGSPVSAPDIAATPSLATA